In the genome of Porphyrobacter sp. ULC335, one region contains:
- a CDS encoding glycoside hydrolase family 5 protein, whose amino-acid sequence MNLKAFTSLLPLAALTLAPLAAAPVQAAPAVTKPLPVGTCINMGNTLEPETEGAWGGTPARKADFERIKAAGFDTIRLPVRWHNKSSDKPPYTVDPKWMDRVQQIVDWALAEDLNVILNSHHFDPIHDDPLAVAAWHGGVWKQIAARFAGYPEDSLWFELENEPHKNFNHTNLLETLAPALKEVRALHPTRAVIIGGENWSGIKSLETLPLPEDPNIHPTFHYYDPFAYTHQGAEWTKPDMPPVGRSFPLPEDTAQLARDVDAVRTYVARTGKTPFMGEVGAYDAHIPLAERVAYHRTIAEAFAPTGIGMCMWAYANTFPFFDLAKGQWLPGLRGAIGLKDDTAAPPAPVRATAAAQVPAPSPASGKGKLPPELAAFDEQVPGDLVNDPTRIDWASYGPELEAGSRQAADIPGGGAARVFTIKAKGAFPYTSSVNVPLLDDISSGEQVTIGFHARAVSTERSDGKGIIGVRFQENAAPYSGFGDTNVLVGPEWEWYEVTARADKRIRKADAIVTLQLAGAKQVLEIGQTIVVKGSPTIVAKTQVAAAAPAASLKDPASIEMPDGLRSVGQLVNDPTNRAWAHGGAGGSWQGLDIPEIWLQKATRFTTTKVGENRWDLTTAIPVTPDVKEGDTFVVAVVARTISAQTDDGKGLVYARMQGSIPPYEGFGDKVFKVGDHWQMVKLPFTATRGFGAGDATVTLHFAAAVQNIEVGPVYVFKTN is encoded by the coding sequence CCGCCGGCTTCGATACCATCCGCCTGCCGGTGCGCTGGCACAACAAGTCCAGCGACAAGCCGCCTTACACCGTCGATCCCAAATGGATGGACCGCGTGCAGCAGATCGTCGACTGGGCACTGGCCGAGGATCTCAACGTCATCCTCAACAGCCACCATTTCGACCCGATCCATGATGATCCGCTTGCGGTGGCCGCATGGCATGGCGGCGTGTGGAAGCAGATCGCGGCGCGTTTTGCAGGCTATCCCGAGGACAGCCTGTGGTTCGAGCTGGAGAACGAGCCGCACAAGAACTTCAACCACACCAACCTGCTCGAAACCCTCGCCCCGGCGTTGAAGGAAGTGCGCGCGCTTCACCCCACCCGCGCGGTAATCATCGGCGGCGAGAACTGGAGCGGGATCAAGTCGCTGGAAACCCTCCCGCTGCCGGAAGATCCGAATATCCATCCGACGTTCCACTATTACGATCCCTTCGCCTACACTCATCAAGGCGCGGAGTGGACCAAGCCCGACATGCCGCCCGTCGGTCGCAGCTTCCCGCTGCCCGAGGACACAGCGCAGCTCGCCCGCGATGTGGATGCGGTCCGCACCTATGTCGCGCGCACCGGGAAGACCCCTTTCATGGGCGAGGTCGGGGCCTATGACGCCCACATCCCGCTCGCCGAGCGGGTGGCCTATCACCGCACCATCGCCGAGGCCTTCGCGCCGACGGGGATCGGGATGTGCATGTGGGCCTATGCCAACACCTTCCCATTCTTCGACCTCGCCAAGGGCCAGTGGCTGCCGGGGCTGCGCGGCGCGATCGGGCTGAAGGACGACACCGCCGCCCCGCCCGCGCCCGTCCGGGCCACGGCGGCAGCGCAGGTGCCCGCGCCCTCGCCCGCCTCGGGTAAGGGTAAGCTCCCCCCCGAACTTGCCGCCTTTGACGAACAGGTGCCGGGCGATCTCGTCAATGATCCGACGCGCATCGACTGGGCGAGCTATGGCCCCGAGCTTGAGGCCGGCTCGCGGCAGGCAGCCGATATCCCCGGCGGCGGCGCGGCGCGGGTGTTCACGATCAAGGCCAAGGGCGCGTTTCCCTATACCAGCTCGGTCAATGTGCCGCTGCTGGATGACATCAGCAGCGGCGAACAGGTGACGATCGGTTTCCATGCCCGCGCCGTCAGCACCGAACGTTCGGATGGCAAAGGCATCATCGGGGTGCGGTTTCAGGAGAACGCCGCGCCCTACAGCGGCTTTGGCGACACCAATGTGCTCGTGGGGCCGGAGTGGGAATGGTACGAAGTGACCGCCCGCGCCGACAAGCGCATTCGCAAGGCGGACGCCATCGTCACGCTGCAACTGGCAGGGGCAAAGCAGGTGCTTGAGATCGGGCAGACGATCGTGGTCAAGGGCTCGCCGACGATTGTCGCCAAAACCCAGGTTGCCGCTGCCGCCCCCGCGGCCTCGCTGAAAGATCCGGCCAGCATCGAGATGCCCGATGGCCTGCGCAGCGTCGGCCAGCTGGTCAACGATCCCACTAACCGCGCCTGGGCGCACGGCGGAGCGGGCGGAAGCTGGCAGGGGCTCGACATCCCCGAGATCTGGCTCCAGAAAGCGACCCGCTTCACCACCACCAAGGTCGGCGAGAACCGCTGGGATCTGACCACCGCGATCCCCGTCACTCCCGATGTCAAGGAAGGCGACACCTTTGTCGTGGCCGTGGTAGCGCGCACCATCAGCGCGCAGACCGATGACGGCAAGGGCCTGGTCTACGCGCGGATGCAGGGCAGCATTCCGCCCTACGAAGGCTTCGGCGACAAGGTCTTCAAGGTCGGCGACCACTGGCAGATGGTGAAACTGCCCTTCACCGCCACCCGCGGCTTTGGAGCGGGTGATGCGACGGTAACGCTGCACTTCGCCGCCGCCGTGCAGAACATCGAGGTGGGGCCGGTCTACGTCTTCAAGACGAACTGA
- a CDS encoding glycoside hydrolase family 43 protein produces MTGRYTVLAGALALAGIGGTAAARDVVASFDYLAYESAANEAAIPEGQYRNPVIPGFHPDPSIVRVGRDFYAVTSTFSWFPGLPILHSTDLVNWRIIGNAIDRPTQLDFSGLGTNRGLFAPAITHHDGRFWIVNTCIECGGNFVITADNPGGPWSDPVWLEFGGIDPSLHFEPDGSAWIVYNDAPPGEPKYEGHRALWLQQFDQVAMTMLPRRTLLVDGGVDPSTKPIWAEGPHIYKVGEWYYLLAAEGGTADQHSQTIYRSRSLTGPYQPGPFNPILTQRDLPAGRPDRVEATGHADLVQLDDGSWWGVFLAARPFAGQSTLMGRETFLLPLEWKDGWPRFLDRGEAVPLVRAKPDLPASAASAWAGWREEFHAPLSEEWIGLRTPGASPQWAVEDGALKLVAGPAAAGSFGKPAFVGRRLRHHAAEFTTRIAFAPERGGDFAGLLAFMDETHFLAAGKERGRLVVRLRTSAEQGTSGAIMAEAPLPTDDPIELKLALDGGSARVFWRAAGEEGAWQPVGGAINVEPLASVHAGLFTGLVVGPYAFSPG; encoded by the coding sequence ATGACGGGCAGGTACACGGTGCTGGCGGGCGCGCTCGCTTTGGCGGGGATTGGCGGGACAGCGGCGGCGCGCGATGTGGTCGCTTCGTTCGACTATCTGGCTTACGAATCCGCCGCGAACGAAGCGGCGATACCTGAAGGCCAATACCGCAACCCGGTGATCCCCGGCTTCCATCCCGATCCTTCGATCGTGCGGGTGGGGCGCGATTTCTATGCTGTCACCTCGACCTTCAGCTGGTTCCCGGGCCTTCCGATCCTGCACAGCACCGATCTGGTGAACTGGCGGATCATCGGCAATGCGATCGACCGGCCGACGCAGCTCGATTTCAGCGGGCTGGGCACCAATCGCGGGCTGTTCGCTCCGGCGATCACCCACCACGACGGGCGGTTCTGGATCGTCAACACCTGCATCGAATGCGGCGGCAACTTCGTCATCACGGCTGACAACCCCGGCGGCCCTTGGAGTGATCCGGTGTGGCTCGAATTCGGCGGGATTGACCCGTCGCTGCACTTCGAACCCGATGGCTCGGCGTGGATCGTCTACAATGATGCGCCTCCGGGCGAGCCGAAGTACGAAGGCCACCGCGCGCTGTGGCTCCAGCAGTTCGATCAGGTCGCCATGACGATGCTGCCGCGCCGAACCTTGCTGGTGGATGGCGGGGTGGACCCCTCCACCAAGCCGATCTGGGCCGAGGGGCCGCACATCTACAAGGTGGGCGAATGGTATTACCTGCTCGCCGCGGAGGGCGGGACAGCGGACCAGCATTCGCAGACGATCTACCGTTCGCGCAGCCTGACGGGGCCGTACCAGCCCGGGCCGTTCAACCCGATCCTCACCCAGCGCGATTTGCCCGCTGGCCGCCCTGACCGGGTGGAGGCGACGGGCCATGCCGATCTGGTGCAACTGGATGACGGAAGCTGGTGGGGGGTGTTCCTCGCCGCCCGGCCGTTTGCGGGGCAATCCACGCTGATGGGTCGCGAGACCTTTCTCCTGCCGCTAGAATGGAAAGATGGCTGGCCGCGCTTCCTCGACCGGGGGGAGGCGGTGCCACTGGTACGCGCAAAGCCCGATCTGCCTGCCTCTGCGGCTTCGGCATGGGCCGGCTGGCGCGAGGAATTCCATGCGCCGCTTTCGGAGGAATGGATCGGGCTGCGCACGCCCGGCGCGTCGCCGCAATGGGCGGTCGAGGATGGCGCGCTCAAGCTTGTGGCAGGCCCGGCGGCTGCGGGGAGCTTCGGCAAGCCCGCCTTTGTCGGACGCCGGTTGCGACACCATGCGGCGGAGTTCACCACCCGGATCGCCTTCGCGCCCGAACGCGGCGGCGATTTTGCCGGGCTGCTGGCCTTCATGGATGAAACGCATTTCCTCGCCGCGGGCAAGGAACGCGGGCGGCTGGTGGTGCGGCTGCGCACCAGTGCAGAGCAGGGCACGAGCGGCGCGATCATGGCCGAGGCACCGCTTCCCACTGACGACCCGATAGAGCTTAAACTCGCACTGGATGGCGGCAGCGCGCGGGTGTTCTGGCGCGCGGCGGGCGAGGAAGGCGCATGGCAACCGGTCGGCGGGGCGATCAATGTCGAACCGCTCGCCTCGGTCCACGCCGGATTGTTCACGGGGTTGGTGGTCGGCCCCTACGCCTTCTCGCCGGGATAG
- a CDS encoding fumarylacetoacetate hydrolase family protein encodes MADGILESLPADYPQGHFIGRALSPEGPCVIAISNGVLYDLTGSVSTVAGAVARRSFSGGVDLGPVEDGLPDGWSLLTPIDLQCIKASGVTFALSAIERVIEERARGDASAASAIRAQLEDKVGAGIRSVVPGSAAAAQLKAALIEEGMWSQYLEVAIGPDAEIFSKAPVLSAVGTGAPVGVRSDSHWNNPEPEVVLVCDAHGEVVGATLGNDVNLRDFEGRSALLLSKAKDNTASCAIGPFIRLFDESFTINDVRGADVELTIEGPEGYRLEGRNDMSQISRDPLDLVAQCLSEHHYPDGFVLFCGTLFAPTQDRDTPGAGFTHKVGDVVTIRSQKLGALRNTVTTSRDAPAWTMGFGEFARNLAARGLIDRI; translated from the coding sequence ATGGCCGACGGAATTCTGGAAAGCCTGCCCGCGGATTATCCGCAAGGGCACTTCATCGGCCGGGCGCTGTCGCCCGAGGGGCCGTGCGTCATCGCCATCAGCAACGGGGTCCTTTACGACCTCACCGGCAGCGTCAGCACGGTCGCTGGCGCGGTCGCACGGCGGAGCTTTTCGGGGGGCGTCGATCTCGGCCCGGTCGAGGACGGGCTGCCCGATGGCTGGTCACTGCTCACGCCCATCGACCTGCAATGCATCAAGGCGAGCGGCGTCACCTTCGCGCTTTCCGCGATCGAGCGGGTCATCGAGGAACGTGCGCGCGGCGATGCTTCCGCCGCATCCGCAATCCGGGCGCAGCTTGAAGACAAGGTCGGCGCGGGCATCCGTTCGGTCGTACCCGGCAGCGCGGCCGCAGCGCAGCTGAAGGCGGCGCTGATCGAGGAAGGCATGTGGTCGCAATATCTCGAAGTCGCCATCGGCCCCGACGCGGAGATATTCTCGAAGGCGCCTGTCCTTTCCGCCGTCGGCACCGGCGCACCGGTTGGCGTGCGGTCGGATTCGCACTGGAACAACCCTGAACCCGAAGTCGTGCTGGTCTGCGATGCCCATGGCGAGGTGGTCGGCGCAACGCTCGGCAATGACGTCAACCTGCGCGATTTCGAAGGCCGCTCGGCGCTGCTGCTGTCGAAGGCGAAGGACAACACTGCCAGCTGCGCGATCGGGCCGTTCATCCGCCTGTTCGACGAGAGCTTCACGATAAACGATGTCCGCGGCGCCGATGTCGAACTCACTATCGAAGGGCCGGAAGGCTACCGCCTCGAAGGGCGCAACGACATGAGCCAGATCAGCCGCGATCCGCTCGATCTGGTCGCGCAGTGCCTTTCGGAACATCACTACCCCGATGGCTTCGTGCTGTTCTGCGGCACGCTGTTCGCACCAACGCAGGACCGCGACACGCCGGGAGCAGGCTTCACCCACAAGGTGGGCGACGTGGTGACGATCCGCTCGCAAAAGCTGGGGGCGCTCAGGAACACGGTGACGACTTCGCGCGATGCACCGGCATGGACGATGGGCTTCGGCGAATTCGCGCGCAACCTTGCCGCACGGGGGCTGATCGACCGGATCTGA
- a CDS encoding SDR family NAD(P)-dependent oxidoreductase yields MHSAIYPSLTGRRVIVSGGGSGIGEAVVEAFARQGAAVGFVDIQESPSEQLIQRMGEVDIQPHFLRCDITDCDDYVNKINVLVEKMGGCDVLINNAASDDRHTIADITPAYWDDRMAVNLKHQFFAAKAVLPAMREAGGGSIINMGSISWHLGLKDLVVYQTAKAAIEGLTRSLARELGRDNIRVNAILPGNVQTPRQMRWYSPEGEAEIVAAQCLDGRIQPADIAAMALFLASDDARYCTGHNYWVDAGWR; encoded by the coding sequence ATGCATAGCGCGATCTACCCGAGCCTTACGGGCCGCCGGGTGATCGTCAGCGGGGGCGGTTCCGGCATCGGCGAGGCGGTGGTGGAGGCCTTCGCCCGGCAGGGTGCCGCAGTCGGCTTCGTCGACATTCAGGAAAGTCCGAGCGAGCAGCTGATCCAGCGCATGGGAGAGGTGGATATCCAGCCGCACTTCCTGCGCTGCGACATCACCGATTGCGATGATTACGTGAACAAGATCAATGTCCTCGTCGAGAAGATGGGCGGCTGTGATGTACTGATCAACAACGCGGCAAGCGATGATCGCCATACCATCGCGGATATCACGCCCGCCTATTGGGATGACCGGATGGCGGTCAATCTCAAGCACCAGTTCTTCGCCGCCAAGGCGGTCTTGCCTGCCATGCGTGAGGCAGGGGGCGGGTCGATTATCAACATGGGCTCGATCAGCTGGCATCTGGGATTGAAGGACCTCGTGGTCTACCAGACCGCCAAGGCCGCGATCGAGGGCCTGACCCGCAGCCTCGCCCGCGAACTGGGGCGCGACAATATCCGCGTGAACGCGATCCTCCCCGGCAACGTCCAGACCCCGCGCCAGATGCGCTGGTACTCGCCAGAGGGTGAGGCCGAAATCGTTGCCGCCCAATGCCTTGACGGGCGCATCCAGCCAGCCGACATTGCCGCGATGGCGCTGTTCCTCGCCTCGGACGACGCCCGCTACTGCACCGGGCACAACTACTGGGTGGATGCCGGATGGAGATGA
- a CDS encoding SMP-30/gluconolactonase/LRE family protein has protein sequence MNLPVSAVLAADSLLGEGVLWDAQRGIVWFVDIKRHRLWHFDPATGSNAFTEAPEQIGWAIPTEEGPLLCGLKDGLYTFDPESSTFTKLCAVPGEPASNRLNDACTDPWGRVWFGSMDDSEGSASGRFYVFDRGEIRPAGPSGIAITNGPAVSASGDRIYFTDTSKQKIFVADLSAAGAGEARLFADTAALFPAAYPDGPVVDAEDHVWTGMYLGSCVARFSPDGALVATVPIPARDITKMAFGGGDLKTAYVTSAIKNMSQQDMAGLPKSGSLFAFPAPVAGFAQTRARLG, from the coding sequence ATGAACCTGCCCGTCAGCGCCGTGCTGGCTGCCGACAGCCTGCTGGGCGAAGGCGTGCTGTGGGATGCGCAGCGCGGCATCGTCTGGTTCGTCGACATCAAGCGGCATCGCTTGTGGCACTTCGATCCCGCCACCGGCAGCAATGCCTTTACCGAGGCCCCCGAGCAGATCGGCTGGGCCATCCCCACCGAGGAAGGCCCGCTGCTGTGCGGCCTCAAGGACGGGCTCTACACCTTCGATCCGGAAAGCAGCACTTTTACAAAGCTTTGTGCCGTGCCGGGAGAGCCCGCCAGCAACCGGCTCAACGATGCCTGCACCGATCCCTGGGGCCGGGTGTGGTTCGGATCGATGGACGATTCCGAAGGGTCCGCCTCGGGCCGGTTCTATGTTTTCGACCGGGGCGAGATCCGCCCTGCCGGGCCGAGCGGCATTGCGATCACCAATGGCCCGGCGGTCAGCGCATCGGGCGACCGCATCTACTTCACTGATACTTCGAAACAAAAAATCTTCGTTGCGGACCTCTCGGCAGCGGGCGCCGGCGAAGCGCGGTTGTTCGCCGATACCGCCGCGCTGTTCCCCGCCGCCTATCCCGATGGTCCGGTGGTCGATGCCGAGGATCATGTCTGGACCGGGATGTATCTCGGATCTTGTGTGGCGCGGTTTTCGCCAGATGGTGCTTTGGTGGCCACGGTTCCGATTCCGGCGCGCGACATTACCAAGATGGCGTTCGGGGGCGGAGACCTGAAAACGGCCTATGTCACATCCGCCATCAAGAACATGTCCCAACAGGACATGGCCGGCCTGCCCAAATCGGGGAGCCTTTTTGCCTTCCCCGCGCCCGTCGCAGGCTTTGCCCAAACCCGCGCGAGATTAGGTTAA
- a CDS encoding sialate O-acetylesterase yields MRRHFRILPATLAMLWPVAAASNPVLDAGYGDNMVLQAGQPLTLSGRTQAGVKVEARLGKTRSSAISDGSGAFSVTIPAQSNTTAPQTLVISDETGSTTYDNILIGNVFLCGGQSNMELPVARALDVDNQLRLSADNGIRLLMIPKTTAPLPQTQFAAPVAWKAADRSTVAEFSAACFYMAKALRGKDPATPVGLIHSNWGGSAARAWYDPAGARERHGQAALDQLALYARDPYAAAQAFVPQWFDWWRAQDNGREPWKNPALLDWKPIPKFAFWNEWTGTGLDTNPRANVWLKQTITLTAQQARGDGSLAIGAIDDLDLTFVNGHPVGYTFGWGVERTYHVPAKHLKAGENTILIAANNMWDTGGFFAGSDRLAFTAANGERVPLGADWEYATTTVTDTPPRAPWDANAGIGVMHNAMIAPLGTMKLAGVAWYQGESDAGQPAYDAKLASLFAGWRRQFGPQTRMLVVQLADWGERRSAPGESGWAQLRDEQRRAVVADANAALVTAIDIGEPTDIHPANKNDLGKRLAEGFDGRAMPMPEKAVHEGGTVTVSFSGIAGALTVQGGPAPLGVELCEAAPGTCQFVLARAEGSTLLIAVPDDMTPTRVRYAWADAPLVNLVDGSGMPLPGFGLDIAR; encoded by the coding sequence ATGCGTCGCCATTTCCGCATCTTGCCCGCCACTCTTGCCATGCTGTGGCCGGTGGCTGCGGCATCCAACCCGGTCCTCGACGCAGGTTACGGGGACAATATGGTGCTGCAAGCGGGGCAGCCGCTAACCCTGTCAGGACGCACGCAAGCGGGGGTCAAGGTCGAGGCAAGGCTGGGCAAGACGAGGTCGAGCGCCATTTCGGACGGGTCTGGGGCCTTTTCCGTCACGATCCCCGCACAATCCAACACTACTGCGCCGCAGACGCTGGTGATCAGCGACGAAACCGGATCAACAACCTACGACAATATTCTGATCGGGAACGTTTTTCTGTGCGGCGGACAATCCAACATGGAGCTTCCGGTCGCCAGAGCGCTGGATGTCGACAATCAGCTGCGCCTTTCTGCCGATAACGGCATCCGCCTGCTGATGATTCCCAAGACCACCGCGCCTTTGCCGCAGACGCAGTTCGCCGCGCCGGTTGCGTGGAAAGCCGCTGACCGCAGCACGGTGGCCGAATTTTCCGCGGCCTGTTTCTACATGGCAAAGGCGCTGCGCGGCAAAGACCCGGCCACTCCCGTTGGCCTGATCCATTCCAACTGGGGCGGCAGCGCGGCGCGCGCGTGGTATGATCCGGCAGGCGCGCGCGAGCGCCACGGTCAGGCGGCGCTCGACCAGCTCGCCCTCTACGCCCGCGATCCCTACGCCGCGGCGCAGGCCTTCGTGCCGCAGTGGTTCGACTGGTGGCGCGCGCAGGACAATGGGCGCGAGCCGTGGAAAAACCCCGCGCTGCTCGATTGGAAACCGATCCCCAAATTTGCCTTCTGGAACGAATGGACCGGCACCGGCCTCGACACCAATCCCCGCGCCAATGTGTGGCTGAAGCAGACCATCACCCTCACCGCGCAGCAGGCAAGGGGCGACGGCAGCCTTGCCATCGGCGCGATCGACGATCTCGACCTCACTTTCGTCAACGGCCACCCTGTCGGCTACACCTTCGGCTGGGGGGTAGAACGCACCTACCATGTGCCCGCCAAGCATCTGAAAGCGGGCGAGAACACGATCCTGATCGCGGCCAACAATATGTGGGACACCGGCGGCTTCTTTGCCGGGTCGGATCGGCTCGCCTTCACCGCCGCCAATGGCGAGCGCGTGCCGCTGGGCGCGGATTGGGAATATGCCACCACCACCGTCACCGACACGCCCCCGCGTGCGCCCTGGGATGCCAATGCGGGGATCGGCGTGATGCACAATGCGATGATCGCGCCGCTCGGCACAATGAAGCTGGCGGGCGTGGCATGGTATCAGGGCGAGTCCGATGCGGGCCAACCGGCCTATGACGCAAAGCTTGCCAGCCTGTTTGCCGGATGGCGCCGCCAGTTCGGCCCGCAGACGCGGATGCTGGTGGTGCAGCTGGCCGACTGGGGCGAGCGCCGCTCGGCTCCCGGCGAATCCGGCTGGGCACAGCTTCGCGACGAGCAGCGCCGCGCCGTCGTGGCCGATGCCAACGCCGCGCTGGTCACCGCGATCGACATTGGCGAGCCCACCGATATTCACCCCGCCAACAAGAATGATCTGGGCAAGCGGCTGGCCGAGGGCTTTGATGGCCGCGCCATGCCGATGCCCGAAAAGGCCGTGCACGAAGGCGGCACGGTCACCGTCAGCTTCAGCGGCATTGCGGGCGCGCTGACCGTGCAGGGCGGCCCCGCCCCGCTCGGCGTGGAGCTGTGCGAGGCTGCCCCCGGCACCTGCCAGTTCGTGTTGGCACGGGCCGAGGGGAGCACTCTGCTGATCGCCGTGCCCGATGACATGACCCCCACCCGGGTGCGCTATGCCTGGGCCGATGCGCCGCTGGTCAATCTGGTCGATGGCAGCGGAATGCCCCTCCCCGGCTTCGGGCTCGATATCGCGCGCTAG
- a CDS encoding IlvD/Edd family dehydratase, with product MTDQAAPRRLRSRDWFDNRERMDMTALYLERFMNYGVTPEELQSGKPIIGIAQSGSDLSPCNRIHVDLAKRTRDGIRDAGGIPIEFPVHPIFENCRRPTAALDRNLLYLGLVELLNGYPLDGVVLTTGCDKTTPSQIMAASTVDIPAIVLSGGPMLDGWHEGELVGSGTVIWRSRRKLAAGEIDEDEFLKRACNSAPSAGHCNSMGTASTMNAVAEALGLSLTGCAAIPAPYRERGQMAYRTGRRIVEMVLEDLKPSDILTRAAFENAIATVSVIGGSSNAQPHIMAMAAHAGVSLETDVWQAHGYDVPLLVNMQPAGKYLGERFHRAGGVPAAMWELLNAGKLHGDIVTCTGKTMAENLAGAESPDREMIRPFADPLIDKAGFMVLSGNLFDFAILKTSVIGTAFRERYLSRPGSEGVFEARAIVFDGSDDYHHRINDPALAIDEDCILVIRGSGVIGWPGSAEVVNMQPPDAMIRAGKPWLPTLGDGRQSGTSDSPSILNVSPESAVGGGLSWLRTGDIIRVDLNARRCDALVDEAEIARRRAEETIPPIPESQTPWEELYRQKTGQLAEGGVMDFALKYRGTARKLPRHNH from the coding sequence ATGACCGATCAAGCCGCACCCCGCCGCCTGCGCTCGCGCGACTGGTTCGACAACCGCGAACGCATGGACATGACGGCGCTCTATCTCGAACGCTTCATGAATTACGGGGTGACGCCCGAGGAGCTGCAAAGCGGCAAGCCGATCATCGGCATCGCGCAAAGCGGCAGCGACCTTTCCCCCTGCAACCGCATCCATGTGGACCTTGCAAAGCGCACGCGTGACGGCATCCGCGATGCGGGCGGCATCCCGATCGAATTCCCCGTCCACCCGATCTTCGAGAACTGCCGCCGGCCGACCGCCGCACTCGACCGCAATCTGCTCTATCTCGGGCTGGTGGAGCTGCTGAACGGCTATCCGCTCGACGGGGTGGTGCTGACCACCGGCTGCGACAAGACCACGCCGAGCCAGATCATGGCGGCCTCCACGGTCGATATTCCCGCGATTGTCCTGTCGGGCGGCCCGATGCTCGATGGCTGGCACGAAGGCGAGCTGGTCGGCAGCGGCACCGTCATCTGGCGCAGCCGCCGCAAGCTGGCGGCGGGCGAGATCGACGAGGATGAATTCCTGAAGCGCGCCTGCAACAGCGCGCCTTCTGCCGGGCACTGCAATTCGATGGGCACGGCCAGCACCATGAACGCGGTGGCCGAGGCGCTGGGCCTCTCGCTCACCGGCTGCGCGGCGATCCCCGCGCCTTACCGGGAGCGCGGCCAGATGGCCTATCGCACCGGACGCCGGATCGTTGAGATGGTGCTGGAGGATCTGAAGCCCTCGGACATCCTCACCCGCGCCGCTTTCGAGAATGCGATTGCCACGGTCAGCGTCATCGGCGGATCGTCCAACGCACAGCCGCACATCATGGCGATGGCGGCGCATGCGGGTGTGAGCCTCGAAACCGATGTCTGGCAGGCGCATGGCTATGATGTGCCGCTGCTCGTCAACATGCAGCCTGCGGGCAAGTATCTGGGCGAACGCTTTCACCGCGCGGGCGGCGTGCCTGCGGCGATGTGGGAACTGCTGAACGCGGGCAAGCTCCACGGCGATATTGTGACCTGCACCGGCAAGACGATGGCTGAAAACCTTGCAGGTGCCGAAAGCCCTGACCGCGAGATGATCCGGCCCTTCGCCGATCCGCTGATCGACAAGGCGGGCTTCATGGTGCTGTCGGGCAACCTGTTCGATTTCGCGATCCTCAAGACCAGCGTAATCGGCACAGCCTTCCGCGAACGCTACCTTTCGCGCCCCGGCTCCGAGGGCGTGTTCGAGGCGCGGGCCATCGTCTTCGACGGCTCGGACGATTACCATCACCGCATCAACGATCCCGCGCTCGCTATCGACGAGGATTGCATTCTCGTGATCCGCGGATCGGGCGTGATCGGCTGGCCGGGCAGTGCCGAGGTCGTCAACATGCAGCCGCCAGATGCGATGATCCGCGCTGGCAAGCCGTGGCTGCCGACTTTGGGTGACGGGCGGCAATCGGGGACGAGCGACAGCCCATCAATCCTCAACGTCAGCCCCGAAAGCGCGGTCGGCGGGGGGCTTTCATGGCTGCGCACCGGCGACATCATCCGCGTCGATCTCAACGCCAGGCGCTGCGACGCGCTGGTGGACGAAGCGGAGATCGCCCGCCGCCGCGCGGAGGAGACCATCCCGCCGATCCCCGAAAGCCAGACCCCGTGGGAAGAACTCTACCGCCAAAAGACCGGCCAGCTGGCGGAAGGGGGCGTGATGGACTTCGCGCTCAAATATCGCGGCACGGCAAGGAAGCTGCCGCGGCATAACCACTGA